A part of Bosea sp. (in: a-proteobacteria) genomic DNA contains:
- a CDS encoding FadR family transcriptional regulator, with product MIIGGDIVAGSQMPTEAELCASMGVSRTILREAVKTLSAKGLVATGPRIGTRPLPPSAWNLLDPDVIRWRLAAGVDQTFVRDILELRLAIEPEAAALAARRAEPDDIARLGAALAGMEAAVKGHGASYLDADLSFHQTILGATRNQFFAALKPAIDALLRVSFRFSVKSRASAMSSLPLHRDVHDAIAAARPDEAERALRRLISAAREDIEIDMARDDFLSTGDQT from the coding sequence ATGATCATTGGAGGAGACATCGTGGCGGGGTCGCAAATGCCGACCGAAGCGGAGCTGTGCGCCTCGATGGGCGTGAGCCGCACCATCCTGCGCGAGGCGGTCAAGACGCTCAGCGCCAAAGGTCTGGTCGCCACCGGCCCGCGCATCGGCACGAGGCCGCTGCCCCCCTCCGCCTGGAACCTGCTCGATCCTGACGTGATCCGCTGGCGCCTCGCGGCAGGCGTCGACCAGACCTTCGTGCGCGACATCCTCGAGCTGCGCCTCGCCATCGAGCCCGAAGCCGCCGCCCTGGCCGCGCGCCGGGCCGAGCCGGATGACATCGCGCGCCTCGGCGCGGCTCTCGCCGGCATGGAGGCGGCCGTGAAGGGCCATGGCGCCAGCTATCTCGATGCCGATCTCTCCTTCCACCAGACCATCCTCGGCGCCACGCGCAACCAGTTCTTCGCCGCGCTGAAGCCGGCCATCGATGCGCTGCTGCGCGTCTCCTTCCGCTTTTCGGTCAAGAGCCGCGCCAGCGCGATGTCGTCACTGCCCCTGCACCGCGATGTCCACGACGCCATCGCAGCCGCCCGGCCCGATGAGGCCGAGCGCGCCCTGCGCCGGCTCATCAGCGCCGCGCGCGAGGACATCGAAATCGACATGGCGCGCGACGATTTCCTGTCCACCGGAGACCAGACCTGA
- a CDS encoding 30S ribosomal protein S21, which yields MQVLVRENNVDQALRALKKKMQREGIFREMKLRGHYEKPSEKKAREKAEAVRRARKLVRKRLQREGLLPPSKPRVIAGAKPPRV from the coding sequence GTGCAGGTTCTCGTTCGCGAAAATAACGTTGATCAGGCGCTCCGCGCCCTGAAGAAGAAGATGCAGCGCGAAGGTATCTTCCGCGAAATGAAGCTCCGTGGCCATTACGAGAAGCCCTCGGAAAAGAAGGCCCGCGAGAAGGCGGAAGCCGTGCGCCGCGCGCGCAAGCTGGTGCGCAAGCGCCTGCAGCGCGAAGGCCTGCTGCCGCCGTCCAAGCCGCGGGTGATCGCCGGCGCCAAGCCGCCGCGTGTGTGA
- a CDS encoding tetratricopeptide repeat protein — MLSVGRFVIMVSLAGGLAACESVSALGPGAAVAEIEAADNPAASANLASLTEVVNRRPTDPEVFNQRGAAYARIGRFSDAIADFTKAVSLDPGFAPAYANRGLAHRQSGRNDAALQDFSRSIQADPNYAPAYLARGNLLRARNQLAEAVTDLNQAIRLNPEGAEALHARGLVYQRQGNHRQAVQDFDSAIDRNPYNAPPYTARGLSLIELGQFEKAQEDLTASLNVDNRNAEAWAGLGLAFERQNRMREASENYQRALGLDSSNATARAGASRVGGGGGLFRL, encoded by the coding sequence ATGCTGAGCGTCGGCCGCTTCGTGATCATGGTTTCCCTGGCCGGCGGCCTTGCCGCCTGCGAGTCGGTGTCCGCTCTCGGGCCTGGCGCCGCCGTGGCCGAGATCGAGGCTGCGGACAATCCGGCCGCCTCGGCCAATCTCGCCTCGCTTACCGAGGTGGTGAACCGTCGGCCGACCGACCCGGAGGTCTTCAATCAGCGCGGCGCGGCCTATGCCCGCATCGGCCGCTTCTCCGATGCGATCGCCGACTTCACCAAGGCGGTGAGCCTCGATCCCGGATTTGCCCCGGCCTACGCCAATCGCGGGCTTGCCCACCGCCAGAGCGGCCGCAACGACGCCGCCCTGCAGGACTTCAGCCGCTCCATCCAGGCCGATCCCAATTACGCCCCGGCCTATCTGGCCCGCGGCAATCTGCTTCGCGCGCGCAACCAACTCGCCGAAGCGGTGACGGATCTCAATCAGGCCATCCGGCTGAATCCGGAAGGCGCAGAGGCGCTGCACGCGCGCGGGCTGGTCTACCAGCGGCAGGGCAACCACCGCCAGGCCGTGCAGGACTTCGACTCAGCCATCGACCGCAATCCCTACAACGCGCCGCCCTATACGGCGCGCGGGCTGAGCCTGATCGAGCTTGGCCAGTTCGAGAAGGCGCAGGAGGATCTCACCGCCTCGCTCAACGTCGATAATCGCAATGCCGAGGCCTGGGCCGGGCTCGGCCTCGCCTTCGAACGCCAGAACCGGATGCGCGAGGCAAGCGAGAACTACCAGCGGGCGCTGGGGCTCGACAGTTCCAATGCCACGGCACGGGCTGGCGCCTCCCGCGTCGGAGGCGGCGGCGGGCTCTTCCGCCTCTGA
- a CDS encoding TRAP transporter large permease subunit, giving the protein MTVLVFITSLCGAMALGMPCAFALMVCGMAIMLWMVQTGIYPAFDAQVIAQKMLDGADSFILLAIPFFMLAGELMNAGGLSRRIVNFALALIGHRHGGLGYVAIIAAVIMASLSGSAAADTAAIAAILIPMMRSSGYNVPRSAGLIAAGGIIAPVIPPSIGFVIFGVAANVSIPQLFIAGVFPGILMGVSLVFAWWWVSHKEKMQAYPKRSWTERWQATKDGAFALAMPIFILGSIRFGFATPTEAAVVATVYALFVGMFIYKELKPSQLYGLFLSAAKMTAVIMFLVAAALISSWLITAANIPGEIAGYLQQITDNKTVMVLLMMILVLIVGTALDFAPTVLILTPVLMPIVKQVGIDPIYFGVLFIMNNAIGLITPPVGIVLNVVAGVARVSMTDVIKGINPFLIAQSAVLFILVLWPPLVMAPFRLLSGRIGFTQFVQQLLGY; this is encoded by the coding sequence ATGACTGTCCTCGTCTTCATCACCTCGCTATGCGGAGCCATGGCGCTGGGCATGCCCTGCGCCTTCGCGCTGATGGTCTGCGGCATGGCCATCATGCTCTGGATGGTTCAGACCGGCATCTACCCCGCCTTCGACGCACAGGTCATCGCGCAGAAGATGCTCGACGGCGCCGACAGCTTCATCCTGCTGGCCATTCCCTTCTTCATGCTCGCGGGCGAGTTGATGAATGCGGGCGGGCTCTCCAGGCGCATCGTCAATTTCGCGCTTGCGCTCATCGGCCATCGCCATGGCGGTCTCGGCTATGTCGCCATCATCGCTGCGGTCATCATGGCGTCGCTGTCCGGCTCGGCCGCGGCCGACACCGCCGCCATCGCCGCCATCCTGATCCCGATGATGCGCTCCTCGGGCTACAACGTGCCGCGCTCGGCCGGGCTCATCGCCGCCGGCGGCATCATCGCTCCCGTCATCCCTCCCTCCATTGGCTTCGTCATCTTCGGCGTGGCGGCCAATGTCTCGATCCCGCAGCTCTTCATCGCGGGCGTGTTTCCCGGCATCCTGATGGGGGTGAGCCTCGTCTTTGCCTGGTGGTGGGTCTCGCACAAGGAGAAGATGCAGGCCTACCCCAAGCGCAGCTGGACGGAGCGCTGGCAGGCGACCAAGGACGGCGCCTTTGCCCTCGCCATGCCGATCTTCATCCTCGGCTCCATCCGCTTCGGCTTCGCCACGCCGACGGAGGCTGCGGTGGTGGCCACCGTCTATGCCCTGTTCGTGGGCATGTTCATCTACAAGGAGTTGAAGCCGAGCCAGCTTTACGGTCTCTTCCTGTCAGCGGCAAAGATGACGGCCGTGATCATGTTCCTGGTCGCAGCGGCCTTGATCTCCTCCTGGCTCATCACGGCAGCGAACATTCCCGGCGAGATCGCCGGCTATCTCCAGCAGATTACCGACAACAAGACAGTCATGGTCCTGCTGATGATGATCCTGGTGCTGATCGTCGGCACCGCCCTTGATTTCGCCCCGACCGTGCTGATCCTCACGCCCGTGCTCATGCCGATCGTCAAGCAGGTCGGCATTGACCCGATCTATTTCGGCGTGCTGTTCATCATGAACAACGCCATCGGGCTGATCACGCCGCCCGTCGGCATCGTGCTCAACGTCGTCGCCGGCGTGGCGCGGGTGTCGATGACCGACGTGATCAAGGGCATCAACCCCTTCCTGATTGCCCAGAGCGCTGTGCTGTTTATTCTGGTGCTCTGGCCGCCCCTCGTGATGGCGCCCTTCCGTCTGCTCAGCGGCCGGATCGGATTCACGCAATTCGTCCAGCAATTGCTGGGCTACTGA
- the purE gene encoding 5-(carboxyamino)imidazole ribonucleotide mutase gives MTTARAPVAIIMGSQSDWATMRHAADTLEALGIGFVARIVSAHRTPDRLVAFAKGARAAGHQIIIAGAGGAAHLPGMAASMTPLPVFGVPVESRALSGQDSLLSIVQMPAGIPVGTLAIGKAGAVNAALLAAAVLALNDGALAARLDAWRQRQSDAVAEAPHDDG, from the coding sequence ATGACGACAGCCAGGGCGCCAGTCGCCATCATCATGGGCAGCCAGTCCGACTGGGCCACCATGCGCCACGCCGCCGACACGCTGGAGGCGCTTGGAATCGGCTTCGTCGCACGGATCGTCTCCGCGCACCGCACACCGGACCGGCTGGTGGCCTTCGCCAAGGGCGCGCGCGCGGCCGGACATCAGATCATCATCGCAGGCGCGGGGGGCGCGGCCCATCTTCCCGGCATGGCGGCTTCGATGACGCCGCTGCCCGTCTTCGGCGTGCCGGTGGAATCAAGGGCGCTCTCGGGCCAGGACAGCCTTCTCTCGATCGTGCAGATGCCGGCGGGCATCCCTGTCGGCACCCTCGCGATCGGGAAGGCGGGTGCCGTCAATGCCGCGCTGCTGGCCGCAGCGGTGCTCGCGCTCAACGACGGGGCGCTGGCCGCGCGGCTTGACGCGTGGCGCCAGCGGCAGAGCGACGCCGTGGCCGAGGCGCCCCATGACGACGGCTGA
- a CDS encoding 5-(carboxyamino)imidazole ribonucleotide synthase gives MTTAEMRVAALRPGDRIGILGGGQLGRMLALAAARLGLSCHVYAPEADSPAFAVSAARTVAAYDDEAALCAFAAGVQAATFEFENVPVETIRFLESLVPVRPGARALAVAQDRLAEKRLARALGADTADFSAVGNMDELKAALAAIGSPAVLKTVRFGYDGKGQARITTPEDAAGALMAMGGQAAILESFVRFSREVSVVAARGADGAFTAFDVTENEHRHHILHRSVAPAGISATTAAQAVAIAGRIAEALDYVGVLGVEFFVSDGPAGESLAVNEIAPRVHNSGHWTMDGAVTCQFEQHVRAVAGWPLGSPGRLAAQVEMINLIGEDAAGWEAILRDPAARLHLYGKAQMRAGRKMGHVNRLLPGGQAGPA, from the coding sequence ATGACGACGGCTGAGATGCGCGTTGCAGCCCTCAGGCCCGGCGACCGGATCGGCATCCTCGGCGGCGGGCAACTGGGGCGGATGCTCGCGCTCGCGGCGGCGCGGCTGGGCCTGTCCTGCCACGTCTATGCCCCTGAGGCGGACAGCCCCGCCTTCGCCGTGAGCGCCGCCCGGACCGTGGCGGCCTATGACGATGAGGCGGCTCTTTGCGCCTTCGCAGCCGGTGTTCAAGCCGCGACCTTCGAGTTCGAGAACGTGCCGGTCGAGACCATCCGCTTTCTGGAAAGCCTCGTGCCGGTCAGGCCCGGCGCGCGAGCGCTGGCGGTGGCGCAGGACAGGCTCGCCGAAAAGCGGCTGGCACGCGCCCTCGGCGCCGACACGGCCGACTTCAGCGCCGTCGGCAACATGGATGAGCTGAAGGCCGCTCTCGCAGCCATCGGCAGCCCTGCCGTGCTCAAGACCGTGCGCTTCGGCTATGATGGCAAGGGCCAGGCCAGGATCACCACCCCGGAGGACGCAGCCGGCGCCCTTATGGCCATGGGCGGGCAGGCCGCGATCCTCGAAAGCTTCGTGCGCTTCAGCCGGGAGGTTTCGGTGGTGGCGGCGCGCGGGGCCGACGGCGCCTTCACCGCCTTCGACGTCACCGAGAACGAGCATCGCCATCATATCCTGCACAGATCGGTCGCGCCGGCAGGCATCAGCGCGACCACCGCGGCGCAGGCCGTGGCCATTGCGGGGCGGATCGCGGAGGCGCTTGATTATGTCGGCGTGCTGGGCGTGGAGTTCTTCGTCAGCGACGGGCCGGCGGGCGAAAGCCTCGCGGTCAACGAGATCGCGCCGCGGGTGCACAACTCCGGCCACTGGACCATGGACGGCGCGGTGACCTGCCAGTTCGAGCAGCATGTGCGCGCCGTGGCGGGCTGGCCGCTGGGCTCTCCTGGCCGGCTGGCCGCGCAGGTGGAGATGATCAACCTGATCGGCGAGGACGCCGCCGGCTGGGAGGCGATCCTGCGCGATCCCGCCGCAAGGCTGCATCTTTACGGCAAGGCGCAGATGCGCGCTGGCCGCAAGATGGGGCATGTCAACAGGTTGCTGCCCGGCGGGCAAGCCGGGCCCGCGTAA
- a CDS encoding GNAT family N-acetyltransferase, which produces MNMIELVIRDMEDADREAVIDLMWLLNRFEDGITADRATDRKSARNCLQDDLEKMRPVGGAQYVADQAGKVVGYVCCAITEGGPFIREDVRTYGYVTTLVVAPDARRAGIGEALMRAAEDFTRGQGLRSFAVGHVAGNEGAARLYARLGLKTHAIERVKWLD; this is translated from the coding sequence ATGAACATGATCGAGCTGGTCATTCGCGACATGGAGGATGCCGACCGCGAGGCCGTGATCGATCTGATGTGGCTCCTCAACCGCTTCGAGGACGGCATCACCGCTGATCGCGCCACGGATCGGAAGTCAGCGAGAAACTGCCTTCAGGATGACCTTGAGAAGATGCGGCCCGTCGGCGGCGCTCAGTATGTCGCCGATCAGGCCGGCAAGGTGGTTGGCTATGTCTGCTGCGCCATCACGGAGGGCGGCCCGTTCATCCGCGAAGACGTCCGGACCTACGGCTATGTCACGACACTGGTGGTCGCTCCGGACGCACGCAGGGCAGGCATCGGCGAAGCCCTGATGCGCGCGGCGGAAGACTTCACTCGTGGGCAAGGATTGCGCTCATTTGCCGTGGGCCATGTGGCGGGCAATGAGGGCGCAGCCCGGCTATATGCACGGCTTGGGCTGAAGACCCACGCCATCGAGCGCGTGAAGTGGCTGGATTGA
- a CDS encoding DUF465 domain-containing protein — translation MRFDLDEERRISLESELHRLRQEHGDLDSAILALERMPLIDQIQIMRLKRRKLYLKDRIQFIEDQLTPDIIA, via the coding sequence ATGCGTTTCGACCTCGACGAAGAGCGGCGCATCTCCCTCGAGAGCGAGCTGCACCGGCTTCGTCAGGAACATGGCGATCTTGATTCGGCGATCCTTGCGCTTGAGCGCATGCCGCTGATCGACCAGATCCAGATCATGCGGCTCAAGCGGCGCAAGCTCTACCTCAAGGACCGCATCCAGTTCATCGAGGATCAGCTGACTCCCGACATCATCGCATGA
- a CDS encoding NAD(P)(+) transhydrogenase (Re/Si-specific) subunit beta translates to MAANLSALLYLVAGILFIMALRGLSHPTTSRQGNLFGMAGMAIAVLTTVMFFRPAGFSGWLLVVLGIGIGGGIGAVMARKVQMTQMPQLVAFFHSLVGLAAVLVAGAALYAPEAFGIGRVGQIKAASLFEMALGVAIGAITFTGSIIAFLKLDGRMSGKPIMLPQRHAINIGLGIALAILILIFLRTESHAVFWLIVIVSFALGVLLIIPIGGADMPVVVSMLNSYSGWAAAGIGFTLGNMALIITGALVGSSGAILSYIMCKAMNRSFISVILGGFGADESGAAAATEARPYKAGSAEDAAYIMKNAQKVIIVPGYGMAVSQAQHALREMGDLLKKEGVEVKYAIHPVAGRMPGHMNVLLAEANVPYDEVFELEDINSEFGQADVAFVIGANDVTNPAAKTDKTSPIYGMPVLDVEKAGTILFVKRGMGGVGYAGIDNEVFYRPNTMMLLADAKKMVESIVKALAH, encoded by the coding sequence CATCATGGCGCTGCGGGGGCTTTCGCACCCCACCACCAGCCGCCAGGGCAATCTCTTCGGCATGGCCGGCATGGCCATCGCGGTCCTCACCACGGTGATGTTCTTCCGGCCCGCCGGCTTCTCGGGCTGGCTTCTGGTCGTGCTCGGCATCGGCATCGGCGGCGGCATCGGGGCTGTGATGGCCCGCAAGGTGCAGATGACGCAGATGCCCCAGCTTGTGGCCTTCTTCCACAGCCTGGTGGGCCTTGCCGCCGTGCTCGTGGCGGGCGCCGCGCTCTATGCGCCGGAAGCCTTCGGCATTGGCCGCGTCGGCCAGATCAAGGCCGCCAGCCTCTTCGAGATGGCGCTGGGCGTCGCGATCGGCGCCATCACCTTCACCGGTTCGATCATCGCCTTCCTCAAGCTCGACGGGCGCATGAGCGGCAAACCGATCATGCTGCCGCAGCGCCACGCCATCAACATCGGCCTCGGCATAGCCCTTGCGATCCTGATTCTGATCTTCCTGCGCACCGAGAGCCATGCCGTATTCTGGCTGATCGTCATCGTCTCGTTTGCGCTCGGCGTGCTGCTGATCATCCCGATCGGCGGGGCGGACATGCCTGTCGTCGTCTCGATGCTGAATTCCTATTCCGGCTGGGCCGCCGCCGGCATCGGCTTCACGCTCGGCAACATGGCGCTGATCATCACCGGCGCGCTGGTGGGCTCCTCGGGCGCGATCCTGAGCTACATCATGTGCAAGGCGATGAACCGTAGCTTCATCTCGGTCATCCTCGGCGGCTTCGGCGCCGATGAGTCCGGTGCGGCTGCCGCCACCGAGGCGCGGCCTTACAAGGCCGGCTCCGCCGAAGACGCCGCCTACATCATGAAGAACGCGCAGAAGGTCATCATCGTGCCGGGCTACGGCATGGCCGTGTCTCAGGCCCAGCACGCCCTGCGCGAGATGGGCGACCTGCTCAAGAAGGAAGGCGTCGAGGTCAAGTATGCCATCCATCCGGTGGCGGGCCGCATGCCCGGCCACATGAACGTGCTGCTGGCGGAAGCCAATGTGCCCTATGACGAGGTCTTCGAACTGGAGGACATCAACTCCGAGTTCGGCCAGGCCGACGTCGCCTTCGTCATCGGCGCCAACGACGTGACCAACCCGGCTGCCAAGACCGACAAGACCTCGCCGATCTACGGCATGCCGGTCCTCGACGTCGAGAAGGCCGGCACCATCCTCTTCGTCAAGCGCGGCATGGGCGGCGTCGGCTATGCCGGCATCGACAACGAGGTGTTCTACCGCCCCAACACCATGATGCTGCTCGCCGACGCCAAGAAGATGGTTGAAAGCATCGTCAAGGCGCTGGCCCACTGA
- a CDS encoding DUF465 domain-containing protein: MSLQTHLVELEKKHRALENQIASALAHPSASDVELAEMKRRKLQLKDEITKLRASLNARQTLH, translated from the coding sequence ATGTCGCTGCAGACCCATCTCGTCGAACTCGAAAAGAAGCATCGGGCGCTGGAGAACCAGATCGCCAGCGCACTGGCGCATCCCTCCGCCAGCGATGTCGAGCTCGCGGAAATGAAGCGCAGGAAGCTGCAACTGAAGGACGAGATCACCAAGCTCAGGGCCTCGCTGAACGCGCGCCAGACTCTCCACTGA
- a CDS encoding TRAP transporter small permease: MVLMVFGNVMMRWFANDGIQISEEMSRYCFVWLTFIGAVVVARENAHLGVDALVAALGHRGRLVCMVLSDLLVLLCCIVFFWGTWQQAPLNATNVAPVSGLNMLAVFGVGFFTSAGIGAMVLLRLIRAVTGRLLPGELDHFAGRYSDEETAHSVRGKIE; encoded by the coding sequence ATGGTGCTCATGGTCTTCGGCAACGTCATGATGCGCTGGTTCGCCAATGACGGCATCCAGATCTCGGAAGAGATGAGCCGCTACTGCTTCGTCTGGCTCACCTTCATAGGCGCGGTGGTTGTGGCGCGCGAGAATGCGCATCTGGGCGTCGATGCCCTGGTGGCGGCGCTCGGGCACCGCGGACGGCTTGTCTGCATGGTGCTCTCGGACCTGCTCGTGCTGCTGTGCTGCATCGTGTTCTTCTGGGGCACCTGGCAGCAGGCCCCGCTCAACGCCACCAATGTGGCCCCGGTCTCGGGGCTGAACATGCTGGCCGTGTTCGGTGTGGGCTTCTTCACCAGCGCCGGCATCGGCGCGATGGTGCTGCTGCGGCTCATCCGCGCCGTCACGGGCCGGCTGCTGCCGGGCGAGCTTGACCACTTCGCCGGCCGCTACAGCGATGAGGAGACGGCTCACAGCGTGCGGGGCAAGATCGAATGA
- a CDS encoding TRAP transporter substrate-binding protein has protein sequence MLKTSLIAAAGALALMTGAANAQFTERTIRVSNGINADHPVGNGVTRMTQCLTTRSGGKMKLQAFWGGALGGDLQATQALRSGTQEMVVTSSSPLVGILPDLGVFDLPFLFANEKEADAILDGAFGKYIADKLPGVGLVNLSYWENGFRNLTNSRKPVEKVEDFPGLKVRVMQNNIFLDTFRTVGTNAVPMAFQEVFAALETRAIDGQENPFVTIDTSKMYEVQKFLSITNHAYTPFLVLYSKALFDRLSADEQKALVECAAEGQKEQRTVSRDLSTKSLANLRNKGMQINEIAPEQQKRMREAVKPVYERAGATIGKETVDRMQAELARLRGSN, from the coding sequence ATGTTGAAGACATCGCTGATCGCCGCAGCCGGCGCCCTGGCCCTCATGACCGGCGCCGCCAACGCCCAGTTCACCGAACGCACCATCCGCGTGTCGAACGGCATCAACGCCGACCACCCGGTGGGCAACGGCGTCACCAGGATGACCCAATGCCTCACCACCCGCTCGGGCGGCAAGATGAAGCTTCAGGCCTTCTGGGGCGGCGCGCTCGGCGGCGACCTTCAGGCGACGCAGGCCCTGCGCTCCGGCACGCAGGAAATGGTCGTCACCTCGTCCTCGCCGCTGGTGGGCATCCTGCCCGATCTCGGCGTGTTCGACCTGCCTTTCCTCTTCGCCAACGAGAAGGAAGCCGACGCCATCCTCGACGGGGCCTTCGGCAAGTACATCGCCGACAAGCTGCCGGGCGTGGGCCTTGTCAACCTCTCCTATTGGGAGAACGGCTTCCGCAACCTCACCAACTCGCGCAAGCCCGTCGAAAAGGTCGAGGATTTCCCCGGCCTCAAGGTCCGCGTGATGCAGAACAACATCTTCCTCGACACCTTCCGCACCGTGGGCACCAATGCCGTGCCGATGGCCTTCCAGGAGGTGTTCGCGGCGCTCGAGACCCGCGCCATCGATGGCCAGGAGAATCCCTTCGTCACCATCGACACCTCGAAGATGTATGAGGTGCAGAAGTTCCTCTCCATCACCAACCACGCCTACACGCCCTTCCTCGTGCTCTACTCCAAGGCGCTGTTCGACCGGCTCTCCGCCGACGAGCAGAAGGCGCTCGTCGAATGCGCCGCCGAGGGCCAGAAGGAGCAGCGCACCGTCTCGCGTGATCTGTCCACCAAGTCGCTGGCGAACCTCCGCAACAAGGGCATGCAGATCAACGAGATCGCGCCCGAGCAGCAGAAGCGCATGCGCGAGGCGGTGAAGCCTGTCTATGAGCGCGCCGGCGCCACCATCGGCAAGGAAACCGTCGACCGCATGCAGGCGGAACTCGCCAGGCTGCGCGGCTCGAACTGA
- a CDS encoding alpha/beta hydrolase, whose translation MSAPASVKPTAGTARWLHRSLWLIGGLALLGYLAICAYMFAVQRSLLFIPDIRDVSGDASRVPGAEAITLQTSDGERLNAWWKPPRNDVDPVYLYLHGNGANLTRRAGRFQRLTEDGAGLLAVSWRGYGGSSGSPSEAGLRLDGRAAHDWLLGRFSASRIILFGESLGTGVAIGLAARGGAALLALDSPYASIVDLGRMRFPWLPVTLLSRDPFRAIDDAPEVAIPVVAQHCTHDWIIPLSESRRLMQAFPKPPDFAIIEGRCHVPDVGRALLPKIRAAWALRRDDAAAR comes from the coding sequence ATGAGCGCACCAGCCAGCGTGAAGCCAACTGCCGGAACAGCCCGCTGGCTGCACCGCTCGCTCTGGCTGATCGGTGGACTTGCGCTGCTCGGCTACCTCGCCATCTGCGCCTACATGTTTGCTGTCCAGCGCTCCTTGCTGTTCATTCCCGACATCCGCGATGTCAGCGGCGACGCAAGCCGCGTCCCCGGCGCCGAAGCCATCACGTTGCAGACAAGCGATGGCGAGCGATTGAACGCCTGGTGGAAGCCGCCACGCAACGATGTCGACCCGGTCTATCTTTACCTGCACGGCAACGGCGCGAACCTGACGCGTCGGGCGGGCCGCTTCCAGCGTCTGACGGAGGATGGCGCCGGCCTGCTGGCAGTCAGCTGGCGCGGCTATGGCGGCTCGAGCGGCAGCCCCTCGGAGGCCGGCCTGCGGCTGGATGGCCGGGCGGCGCATGACTGGCTGCTTGGCCGGTTCAGCGCCTCGCGCATCATCCTCTTCGGGGAATCGCTGGGCACCGGCGTCGCCATCGGGCTCGCGGCGCGGGGCGGGGCCGCATTGCTGGCGCTCGACTCGCCCTATGCCTCGATCGTGGATCTGGGCCGGATGAGGTTCCCGTGGCTGCCTGTGACGCTGCTGTCGCGCGACCCGTTCCGCGCCATCGACGATGCGCCTGAGGTCGCGATTCCAGTGGTCGCCCAGCACTGCACGCACGACTGGATCATCCCGCTCAGCGAGAGCCGGAGGCTGATGCAGGCTTTCCCGAAGCCCCCCGACTTCGCGATCATTGAAGGCCGCTGCCATGTCCCCGATGTCGGCCGGGCGCTGCTGCCGAAGATCCGCGCCGCCTGGGCTTTGCGCCGCGACGACGCCGCCGCGCGCTGA